The Anopheles maculipalpis chromosome 3RL, idAnoMacuDA_375_x, whole genome shotgun sequence genomic sequence ggtaaagcaaaagaaacaaaatttagattaaaaaaaacaattaacaaaAACGAGCGCGGTCTAGCAATGTCCTAGTTTTCCTATACAAAGCAAGCGAGCGAAAAGCCATGTAAAAAAGAGTaacaaaatgcacaaaacaatgcacaaatatgtgcattaaaattcaatccaaCTAATTGAAAAGAAAGCAGGAgaggtaacaaaaaaaaaaacaaacaagtcaaaattaaattcaaaccaaaTCAAGCTGGGACGATTTTGACCAATATTATGTGTCCGGTTTTTTGAACACTGCTCtagcacaaataaaaaaggaaaacaaacaaattgacCGATGTAATGGGTAAGATATTCACATCACATTCGCTTGCATCACATTCGGTAGGCTAGAACCGAAACCAATACtggaacaattttcaaaacatttactTAACAACATTACGCAGTTAAACGAGTATCCTTTTCAAGTCCAAATagtaaaattcaaaatttcccaaaacaaGCACGCGAAAGCATTTTTCAACAGGTTAAGAGAATgtacaaaaacacaagaaatcataatgagaaaaaaggaagaatacTAAACCTGTTAAATTTCCTGTTATTCGCACTCTTTGCAGGTGTTCTCTAGTCAGTTTTGTTCCCTGCTTTTCTTAActgcaaattaattttcaaaggAGTTTTCAAACCTGCTGATCACTTTCTTCAGTCCTTCGGTTCTGTATGAATGCCAGCAGAGAAACTGCGATAAAACTATAAATATATTAACAATATACCAAATGACAACGCAACAATCACAGGCAGTTTTTTGCGAAGCACACGCGATATTTACGATTGCTATGGATACGAAAGGATAATTTACATCAAACAACATCATAacccacaccacaccacacgcacacacacatacatccatACTTTTGTGCACCTTCTAGCGTATCTATGGAGAATAGCCGAAATAGACGTACGAAATTAAGcgattaaaataacaaaacgaaaaaaatacctTTTCAAACGTGTGGCGCACAAATCGGATTCGGAAGAAACGTCCGCTGTACACTAAGTATCGATAAGAatgcatttcatttattttccattttatttatcaaacGCACATGTGTAAGTACATCAGACTTACACACAATAAACAGACAACGTTGacgagcaaaataaaacaaaaagtggaaaaatggCACGCTCTTGCATTGCACGTTCTGCAagcaatcaaatgaaaataaaacattacacAGTAAAAAGAACAGTTGAAGCtgtaaaaacatgaaaaaggaaacagcaaaaggacaagaaagacagagagaggaaacgaggaagagaaaaagagaacgTTATGTAAAAGTGGCACAATTCGTGAAATAATGAGAACAAAACGataattcaaataataaaaaaggcaaaaactaATTTACGAACCActtgctgtgttttttttttaatcttctaTATAAAATCACCATATATGTGCATGATAGATTGGCAACATGTTGCATATTCAGGCAAGTATGTACTGTTCAAGCATTCTGCACACTCAAACACGTGTTTAGGAcggttaaaattttaatttcttgcgCGCGCATGCACTTTCCTAATGAGAAcatctcacttctcactatagtgagcaaGTGCTtgtcactatagtgagaagtgtcAAGTGTACATTTCGCGCGCCGTTTCACCAAATGTCAAATCAACACCAAGTCAGCTGAGTTgttcaacatcaacaacacggCATTTCTCGTTAGCAACGCGCCACGGTTCCTTTTTACAATCTAGTACGCTGAATTGACCAGCAATTTCAATCCCGGTTTGGGCTGCAGCAAAAATGGATAACATCGTAGCAACCGAGAGACATTTGCACGAGGTTCTGATTCTGCTGTTCCACATGAAGAAAACTGCTCCGGCAGCTCATCGGGAAATTGTAACGGTTTACGGAGCACAGTCCATAAATGAAGCAACTTGCCGGAAGAAATTTGCACAATTTCGGAAAGGCGACTTTACGTTCCAGGCGGAAAAACAGTTGGAAGCGACCAAAATAGAGACGAATGCTTCAACTAAGCGGGAATAATGAATCCTCTGTCACTTGAATAATCGTGACATTGTACTGAATCGGTATCAAGTTTAATCGAaacaagcagaagaaaaccaGGATTAAACTAAAAGAACACACCTGATATATTTACTTAGTTGTAAGTAGCCTTAAATTACCCCAATTATGTACATTTCCTTTCTGACTAGAgctatattttaataaatcgtaCCGAGCGAGCGTATCTTCTAGGATGCCGATTCCTCTACAACAACTGCTTCGTCCCATGGACCATTTATGTTGTTCTTATACTTTTGCAACCGCACGAACAGCCACGGGCAGAACAGATTCACAAACGCTAGCGTGCAAATGTACGTGTACAGAATGATGTGCGAGATTGATTGTAGAAAGTAGCAACACACCACGATGGAAAGCACTAGCAATTGCACGCTGTACAGCTTACGCACAAGGAAGGGTCCCAGGGCAAAGAATACGGCCGCCACCTCCAGCAGTACGAACGCGTGCAGGGAGGAGGATAAGCGTGACGCCAAACATATCGACCCGAAGATGGCTGCGTTTAGCGATATTGCCCTAGACACAAATGCCGCCGATACGCCGTAatcgaagaaaattaaatgtaacACCAGCACGAAGAAAGTCATGGAAAAGATTGTGTccgtgctgatgctgttggtgAGCGTGTGAAGCAGGGGCGAAAAGATGAAGCCAAACACGAGCACCGCGAACGCAGTCTTCGAATCTTCCACAAACTTTGCCAGCTGTATGTCACGGCCAGCGTAGATGAAGTAGCCCAGGATGGTGCCAATTGCCGACTGGCCAAATAGCACCTTCGCTCCGATCCGTTCCAGGTAGAGATGATGAAATACGATCAGAAATGCAGTCACGACCGAGATTTGCTGGCTGAGGCGGGTAGCACCGATGAAGGCTTCCTTTGCGGTGTACATTTGCAGGTTCACGTTCGTTCGCATATCCTTCAGGAAGGACGGATCGGTATAGTTGTCCTCGTATTCGGCGTTTTCGTACAAATTTTTCTTCCATGGTTTACGGCTGGTGGCAGGAATTTCCATCGGGAACGCTTGTTGTTTACAAATGTATGTGGAAGAatggtttgtttacgtttctCTGCTTTTGACAATGCGGTTGGCAATACGCGCTGGATTagattcatttcttttcaagTAAATGTATGTACTATTCATTTAACATTCTTTTTACGATctcattttgtgttttaatgtGTGATTTTTGATTGAATAATTGTGTTTTAATGATATATATAAGGGCATGGAATCTATTTAATAATAGTATctacacccaaaaacacattttcaaaatttcaaaaaacgaaAGCGATCTATTTTAAACTCTGAGAACTCTATCATAGGGTTATACACAGCTCACACAACAACATCTGGCGACCAAGGTAATCATATTGATAGTTTTTCTCTAAACCTTGACTTTAATGCTGTCAGCGTACGATACGTCAACGTGTTGTTACCGGAGGTGGATTGCAAGCGCTTTGAAGGCCGTCTATTTCtttaacaaacaattttacgaACAAAAATCGGTACAACTACAACAGTTTTCGTGCTCCGTTCCATAGGCAGATTATTGAATTTACCATGAACAGGTAGCGTAGCAGTGCCTGAGTACTGAGGAACGGCCAACACGAACGTCACGACGATTTCAATGTGCTGAGCAGGTTCGGCTGCCTCCTCGTGGTAGAGAAGCATTTTAGTGGCAAAATATATAATGGAAGATGAAGACGATCCTGTCGTGGAAGAGGTAAATAACGAATCATTGTGCATTCGCTCGCAGGCAGCATAGTTTTTATCCTTTCACCGTGTCTACTATGCAGATTCCGGTATACCTTACGAAAGCACTAGCAGAAAATTTATACGTACTGCAGTACCCGCACAAGTCAGCGTCATCCACGTTCGACGATGGCCAGGTGGTGAATTGTTGTGTGAAGCCTATCAACCAACAGGTACAGAACGTTGGTGCCGATGTTCCGAAAGACTCCAACACGATTAATGTCTATCTCCCTTTTCCCGTTTACACACAGATCAAAGTAGACTATGCCTTGAACACCGCATCCAAGAACTATGACACCTTCAAAGGGGAACAGTTGGCACTCGCAGCCGACGGTAAGCAGCGGGACAAAGGCCAAAAGCTTACGTTCCGCAGCGGTACGATGGACAAACAGTCGTTCCTGAGCACGAAACCGATCGACGACGTGAGCCGGTACCTGGTGTGCGTGCTGCAGGACGGTGAGATGCATGCGACCCCGCTCAAAGGAATCGGCTTGATGCGGCAAATGTTTTCCTACTTCGACAAGCAGGACAAGCGCACCAAGGCGGAACAGAAAGCGGAACAGGATGCGGACGGTGGTGCGGCcgacgaggaggaggaacTGAAGCAGGTGACGGTCAAGTTTGCCCggcaggaaaatgaaaaggtGCGCAAGGCGCGCGAAAAATCGTTCAACTATCTTTCGAAGCTGGAAGCAGAAGAACCGTGGTGTGAAACGTTTTGGCACGAGAAAACGTCCGCTACGGCGGAACTGGAGCGCCAGAAGTTGGTCAGTAGTGGTGGTGCGAGTGGCCGATTCGAGACGGATAATGCGGCGCTGAACGTTAAACCGGTAGAGTATATGGATATGTTGATAAGCAAGGAGAAAACGGACCGAAACATTGATTCCCTGCTGCCGAGTAGAGTGATCTGTATGCACAAGCTAAAACAGCTTCCACTGCAGGAACAGCTGAAAGTCATTCTCACCGATGGTAAGCAATTACGGAGAATAGGGGatttaaaatggtttaaaactaaaaaaaaaactttttcgctACAGCTAAAGTAATCacatcgcaacaaatactCGAACTGCTCCCAGATCGAACGTTAGCCCCGGAAAAGGTACGCCGACTGTTGCCACAGGTCGGTTGGCTTATCCGTGGGAACTGGGTCGTCCAGTCGGAACACATCTACCCCGACGGTAGCGTATCCGGTACGAATGGTGTCGCAGCGGAACAGATGCGCAAAGCGCGCGATTACATTATGTTCCGCTTTACGAAATGTGATAAGCTCGAGCGGCAACAGTTGGTCGCTACCACGCAGCTGCCGGCGGAGGAAATACGCGAGATACTGTGCACGATAGCGAAGCTAAACCCGGCCGACCGTACCTGGAGCATGCTGCTGCCACCGAACGAAGGGTTCCAGTGTGTGGACGAGCAGGAGATCAGTGATCGGCAGGGCGCATTCTGGACGGCCCGGTCGGATAAGTTTAACGAGATGGAACGGAATAGTAGCGGCAGTGGCGGTAGTGGTGCGGGTGCATCCACATCGAAACGGATCCGGAAACGTTCTACCCGCGATAGTTAGCTAAGCCGGACACACACGAAATTTGATTCTTgtaaaagacacacacacacagacacattaGCACAGGTGAACGCACATAGTGGCGAGGTGTTTAGTGTTGAGTCCTCTATcaacaaaatctgccaactaaggcactattgaggcaaatttgtattgcaaAATCCCTCAGTAGTGGTTATTGAGACAGTTTTGTCAGTAGGGTCTAGTAGCACTTTTTACTGTGTGGTTCTGTGGTACCACGCACACTTAGGAGTGCTGTGCAACTATGGTGACGCACTGGcagaatggcttactagacttaataatatcacgtagttggatagtcggtCCTCAATACGGGGGGAACCACACTTATTGTGCTAGCGTACAGTTTTTGTGGTGCATGAATTTACGATCTTTCCCGAATTAATGGAAAACTATGAAGGCGATTAGATTAGAGAGAATCCACTGTAATTGTGGGGCATCGCAAAAACTGGGCTGTACCACTAAATTCGTGGTACCACAAAAAATAAGCGTTAAGCATTAGAACTGTGGTATCAAATCAACAAAATGTGCGTGACTCACAGCGAGTGTGCTGCATTTCATCGACCAGACATTTTAGTGTGGTACCACAATTGTATTGTGTGCGTCGCACACTTTACTGTGCTGTATGTGCGTGGCAGCGTGATACGACCCATCactaagtgtgtgtgtatgtgttttttatcGTGTCCTTTACATTCGGATAGAATTTCTCCCCAAAATCATCCCCGCCCTTCTTCCGTCTGCCAGGCAAAAAATACGAttaagtttcttttttgttatttatacGAAATACACGTAAAATAGTGGACTCGCAAAACAGTCGGCTCAGCAGGAAGAATTAACCTCTAATTAAACACAGCGCAGCATCCTTCACATCACCGTACATTTCATCCCGATTGGATGGTTTCACGTGAAACAATTGACAGTTGGTGATACGCTTCAATCGTTCAATCACATCTATTCCGGCCGATTTTAACGGTACAGTTGCAACAAACCGTATGCGACCGGTTTCTACTTCCTTAATGATTGCGTCCATGCGCTCATGGAACCGGCGTGACTTTAGCTCCATTCGACCAATCTCATCCAGCAACAGTATGTCGGCACTTCTTCGGTCCAGTGCAGGAATAGCGAGTCGTTCGAACTCTTCCAGACAAACCGAGTAACGTCCAACGGTAGGATTACGGCTGGTACTGGAATTTCCGGCTGTGGTTGTTCTTGCTAGAGCTGCTCGCTGTCCATCGAACGTTACCACATCGAATCCGGTTCGATCACCCGTTTTCCCATCGCGAACCTCTTCCGTGTAAAAGCCGGCCACGGAAATGTTCTGCTTTGCTAGCTCAACGCTCAATTTACGCATTATGGTCGTTTTACCAACTCCTtgaagagaaagagcgagagagagagatgtaAATTAATGTCGTACGTACAGGAATTGTTTAACTCTTTTGTTGGATTCCAATcgcaaaatgtttttttaactCTTAGGATTCATTTTTCCGGAATCCTACTTCGAGACATTACGAAGTAATCCGGTGCAATCTCCGATATTAACTCCGGAGTGCACTGCGGAATCAATTGCAGGTTACTGCGGATTACTATGATGCTACGATATGTCTACACAGCGACCGGCTTGTACCATGTTCTAAAGACTCCCAAAAGAGTTGTCAAAAGAATTAAATCCCGGTAGGGAGTGAGTAATAATGAATTAATTCCTTCAAAAGAGTTGTTATCCTCATTACTAATTCAGACGGATGTAAATTGGAATCGATTgaggaaagaaatgaaaaacctCTACCTACCCGGCATGCCGGTCACCAGAATTAGGCTCATTTCGAGTACGTTGTTTGCGATtctgaagcgaaaaaaaaaaccaagaaaatCTGTCATGTCTGTTGAGTTCTTTACTATTTAAaggaaaaatcgaattttATTTCGGATTCTAGAATAGAACTAGTTTTATGCCCGTTTACAATTTCAGTCCGCGCCGGCTTTTACTGCTCGAGTTGTTGCTTTGTTATTACAAAAAGGCttactttattttacatcGATCTGCTACGCGATTCGCTTCCTGGCtgatattattgttatttacataattttgcTCCTTCCTGTTTTATTCACGATCCCGCTTGCCAGTTGCTTCTAACAACCTTTGCTCGccatgttttccctttttttcttcttagtCTAAGAATTATTCCAAcgaagataaagaaaaaccatTTCTACGCGCGCATTCCAACTACTGTGTGCAGTCGACAATAACaatttatatgaaaaaaataagaacCGTTTTCCGACGTGACGTCACTTGGAGGATCGAAATTGCAGCAACCGCTGCTTAGGGGTTTTCGTTGCTACGACTTGCTCTCCTCCCAACTACCAAAAACGCATTCCTGTGCGCCGATCGTTGTTGCTAAGTGAAAACGGAATCCATCAGCAGCATCTCAGTTGACAATGATGAATAATTACATTAATAACTATAAATTCTACTCTAATCTGCAGGAGATGGCATTCTTCCGCGTGAGATGTTTTGAAAAGTTCGATGCTGTCACTCAGCATTCCATTGCCAGCGAGTTGGAATTTTCATTGAATTCAGGCATTTCCGGTGCAGGCATCGCAATACTATTGTCGTCGTGCGCTAGATCTGCTGGATCGTTCGATTCATCGTCCATGCCATGATCACCACCGCTGGCATCCCCGTTGGCGGCCATCTCGTCAGCCGGCGTTTCCTCACCATCCAGCATCCCGTTCGGTGGACCACCAGCAACCCCGTTCACCGGTGCATCGTCCCAATTAATCTTGAACCGTGTGACGCGCGGCTTCGAGGCCAATATATTACGCGTCATCTTGTGGAACAGCGGTCGTGGCGGAGGATTTTCACGCATTTCCGCATCCGCGTACTCGTTGTTGATGAAGTACCCGACGCGTACAAACTCCTGCCCACGGTAGGAGCAGGTTAGCAGCACCACCGTCACACCGACCGCGTCCTGCTCCGGGATGCGGGTCACGTTCGGTGGATCGGCCTGGAACACGAATATATGCCGGCCTTCCGGTACCGGTCCGACGTAGATCGTATCGAGCACCTGGTCGAACTCTTCCGATTCGGCCGAACCGACGTAGATCATCTTCCACTCGAGATCCTCCTTCAGCTCTTCGATGCACTCGAACGTCAGCTCGAACTGGAACGGGTTCAGGAAGCTGCTGGGATTATCCAGCACCACCACGTTGGTGATGTGCACTTTCGCCATCGCTTCTATTTGGTGCCGCTGCTACTTTGTGATTCGTTCGTTACCGTGCGCTTTGCACGCCAGAATGGAAAAGCGCTGCGTTATGCGAAATTCCTTCTAGAATTATCCCACAAGTACTCTGCGCCGCTGCTATCCGgcgacacacaaaaacaaaagagtgTCCGTCCCCCACGTAGTTTGGTAGAAACGCGCACTTCAGACTAGCGCTACTTGCCGGTCTGCTAGCGGAATGGGTAAATCTATCCTTCCAAGGACTATATTTAGTAAGAACGAGCGAAAATCTGAATAAAACTCGGTGGataattctatttttttacCTTCCGAGCACAAATACACGCGACAGCACAAAGGACGACAAAATATCAACATACGCACAGCAAATTTTCCCGCTCTGCCT encodes the following:
- the LOC126562776 gene encoding phosphatidylinositol N-acetylglucosaminyltransferase subunit C gives rise to the protein MEIPATSRKPWKKNLYENAEYEDNYTDPSFLKDMRTNVNLQMYTAKEAFIGATRLSQQISVVTAFLIVFHHLYLERIGAKVLFGQSAIGTILGYFIYAGRDIQLAKFVEDSKTAFAVLVFGFIFSPLLHTLTNSISTDTIFSMTFFVLVLHLIFFDYGVSAAFVSRAISLNAAIFGSICLASRLSSSLHAFVLLEVAAVFFALGPFLVRKLYSVQLLVLSIVVCCYFLQSISHIILYTYICTLAFVNLFCPWLFVRLQKYKNNINGPWDEAVVVEESAS
- the LOC126562940 gene encoding histone chaperone asf1, with the protein product MAKVHITNVVVLDNPSSFLNPFQFELTFECIEELKEDLEWKMIYVGSAESEEFDQVLDTIYVGPVPEGRHIFVFQADPPNVTRIPEQDAVGVTVVLLTCSYRGQEFVRVGYFINNEYADAEMRENPPPRPLFHKMTRNILASKPRVTRFKINWDDAPVNGVAGGPPNGMLDGEETPADEMAANGDASGGDHGMDDESNDPADLAHDDNSIAMPAPEMPEFNENSNSLAMEC
- the LOC126560917 gene encoding nucleoside-triphosphatase THEP1, with translation MSLILVTGMPGVGKTTIMRKLSVELAKQNISVAGFYTEEVRDGKTGDRTGFDVVTFDGQRAALARTTTAGNSSTSRNPTVGRYSVCLEEFERLAIPALDRRSADILLLDEIGRMELKSRRFHERMDAIIKEVETGRIRFVATVPLKSAGIDVIERLKRITNCQLFHVKPSNRDEMYGDVKDAALCLIRG
- the LOC126562192 gene encoding DNA-directed RNA polymerase III subunit RPC5; protein product: MEDEDDPVVEEIPVYLTKALAENLYVLQYPHKSASSTFDDGQVVNCCVKPINQQIKVDYALNTASKNYDTFKGEQLALAADGKQRDKGQKLTFRSGTMDKQSFLSTKPIDDVSRYLVCVLQDGEMHATPLKGIGLMRQMFSYFDKQDKRTKAEQKAEQDADGGAADEEEELKQVTVKFARQENEKVRKAREKSFNYLSKLEAEEPWCETFWHEKTSATAELERQKLVSSGGASGRFETDNAALNVKPVEYMDMLISKEKTDRNIDSLLPSRVICMHKLKQLPLQEQLKVILTDAKVITSQQILELLPDRTLAPEKVRRLLPQVGWLIRGNWVVQSEHIYPDGSVSGTNGVAAEQMRKARDYIMFRFTKCDKLERQQLVATTQLPAEEIREILCTIAKLNPADRTWSMLLPPNEGFQCVDEQEISDRQGAFWTARSDKFNEMERNSSGSGGSGAGASTSKRIRKRSTRDS